The proteins below come from a single bacterium genomic window:
- a CDS encoding cation transporter, protein MVERIILKIVRKMSCSEDDLSKDDCRAKIGMLEGGTSIIVNFGLFILKAALGLMIGSLSLTADAFHTLSDVLTSLVIFVAFKISKKEPDEKHPFGHGRMESVATLIVAVLLIVAGVEFFQISLSRVLHPKAVEASWIIILIVLATVVVKEMLARFSRELGKAVNSAALEADFWHHRMDAISSLFVIAALAGQRFGFERLDGIAGIFVSILVAYTGWDIAKRGIDEILGTRPDRNFVAKIKGAVKEFPGVYDIHDMVIHKYGTKIILSFHVEIPDSFTFKEAHNIADRVEKSINKKFNTFCTIHIDPVNINDPELIQYRENISELINERYKGEITFHDLRLVGDGIVKNLLFDIQCAPDMGAKDTRNAVKYLESGLYSKFSELNDIIIEIEPAYAM, encoded by the coding sequence ATGGTAGAAAGAATTATTTTAAAAATTGTCAGAAAAATGAGCTGTTCTGAAGATGATTTATCAAAAGATGACTGCAGGGCAAAGATAGGTATGCTTGAAGGTGGAACCAGTATAATAGTGAATTTCGGATTATTCATTCTAAAAGCTGCCCTGGGATTAATGATAGGTTCTCTCTCTCTTACTGCAGATGCGTTCCATACTCTTTCGGATGTACTTACTTCTCTCGTTATTTTTGTTGCTTTTAAAATTTCAAAAAAAGAACCGGATGAAAAACACCCGTTCGGACACGGAAGAATGGAATCAGTTGCTACTTTAATTGTAGCGGTACTGCTTATTGTTGCCGGAGTGGAGTTTTTTCAAATATCCCTTTCAAGAGTGTTGCACCCGAAAGCTGTTGAAGCATCGTGGATAATTATTTTGATTGTACTTGCAACTGTTGTTGTAAAGGAAATGCTTGCACGCTTTTCAAGAGAGCTCGGAAAAGCTGTTAATTCCGCAGCACTTGAGGCTGATTTCTGGCATCACAGAATGGATGCGATCTCTTCACTTTTTGTAATTGCTGCACTTGCAGGTCAGCGATTCGGCTTTGAGCGTCTGGACGGAATTGCAGGAATCTTCGTTTCCATACTTGTAGCCTATACCGGATGGGATATTGCAAAGAGAGGTATTGATGAGATATTGGGCACAAGGCCTGATCGTAATTTTGTTGCCAAAATTAAAGGGGCTGTAAAAGAATTTCCTGGTGTTTATGATATTCACGATATGGTAATTCATAAATACGGAACAAAAATAATCCTCTCTTTTCATGTTGAAATTCCGGATTCATTCACTTTTAAGGAAGCCCATAATATTGCTGACAGGGTTGAAAAAAGCATTAATAAAAAATTTAATACATTCTGTACAATCCATATTGATCCTGTTAATATAAATGACCCTGAATTGATACAGTACCGTGAAAATATATCAGAACTGATAAACGAAAGATACAAGGGGGAAATTACATTTCATGATTTACGTCTTGTGGGAGATGGTATTGTAAAGAATCTTTTGTTTGACATCCAGTGTGCTCCTGACATGGGGGCGAAAGATACGAGGAACGCTGTAAAGTATTTGGAATCAGGGTTGTACAGTAAATTTTCCGAATTAAATGACATAATAATTGAAATTGAGCCTGCATATGCTATGTAA
- a CDS encoding HAMP domain-containing histidine kinase, with protein sequence MRSVLRRFPGGFKSILFILAVGSGLILHFYTQNVIERLREESRAFVLFYANMYARAAETESVEDLSFIFDKIILKTHFPLIYTDFENNPLMWKGIGVNPEDRSDEATEKVKSIIHSLGKEFEPVLVHYKNLVLGKLYYGDSQLINQLRLLPYVEGGIVVIFIVVGFIGFANIKRSEQRHIWVGMAKETAHQLGTPISSLMGWLEVIKEENEDGGTSVVQEMEKDVRRLHQVATRFSQIGSKPNIKPNDIADIVKATVEYLRRRLPHLGKNVVINEHYEDVPKVLVTPDLFQWALENMLKNSLDAMDKDDCIIDVVLGNQKNRKSVFIEVKDNGKGMDLRKRRHIFKPGFSTKKRGWGLGLTLAKRIIEEYHMGRLYVKESRPGVGTVMRIELRV encoded by the coding sequence ATGAGGTCTGTATTACGCCGTTTCCCGGGCGGATTTAAAAGTATACTTTTCATCCTCGCAGTGGGCAGCGGGCTGATCCTCCATTTTTATACTCAAAACGTTATTGAGCGGTTGCGGGAGGAATCACGCGCTTTTGTTCTGTTCTATGCTAATATGTATGCAAGAGCCGCAGAGACAGAGAGCGTGGAGGATCTAAGTTTTATTTTTGACAAAATAATTTTAAAAACTCATTTCCCGCTTATCTATACTGATTTTGAAAATAATCCGCTCATGTGGAAAGGTATTGGCGTTAACCCCGAAGACCGTTCTGATGAAGCTACGGAAAAAGTTAAAAGTATAATTCACAGCCTTGGCAAGGAGTTTGAACCTGTTTTGGTACATTATAAAAATCTTGTTCTCGGTAAATTGTACTACGGAGATTCTCAGCTGATTAATCAGCTGCGGTTACTTCCCTATGTTGAAGGAGGAATAGTTGTAATTTTTATTGTTGTGGGTTTTATAGGATTTGCAAACATAAAGCGGAGTGAACAGAGGCATATCTGGGTGGGAATGGCAAAGGAGACAGCACATCAGCTTGGGACCCCTATATCTTCGTTAATGGGATGGCTTGAAGTTATAAAAGAAGAGAATGAGGATGGCGGAACCAGTGTAGTGCAGGAGATGGAGAAGGATGTCAGAAGGCTGCATCAGGTTGCAACAAGATTTTCTCAAATTGGTTCCAAACCGAATATCAAGCCAAATGACATTGCAGATATTGTAAAAGCTACTGTTGAATATCTGCGCCGCAGGCTGCCGCACCTTGGGAAGAATGTTGTTATTAACGAACATTATGAGGATGTACCAAAAGTGCTTGTTACTCCGGATCTTTTTCAATGGGCACTTGAAAATATGCTGAAAAACAGCCTTGATGCAATGGATAAGGATGATTGTATAATAGATGTGGTTCTCGGGAATCAAAAAAACAGGAAATCTGTTTTTATAGAAGTGAAAGATAACGGCAAAGGAATGGATTTAAGAAAGCGAAGGCATATTTTTAAACCCGGATTTTCAACAAAGAAGCGGGGATGGGGCCTTGGCCTGACTCTTGCTAAAAGGATTATTGAAGAGTATCACATGGGCAGGTTATACGTAAAAGAGTCAAGGCCGGGAGTAGGTACTGTGATGCGTATAGAACTAAGGGTATGA
- a CDS encoding redoxin domain-containing protein, with translation MKKPVLTTAIFLLLVFNSFLSAQNKEEKESTITTIGQQSPFFKVVTTDGDTVSMTGLKGKVVMINFFADWCGPCKTEMPYLEQDIWKKFKSRNFFLISIGRENTLEQVIKFKKAKGVSFPMAPDTDRSVYSLFATKFIPRNIIIDKSGKIISQKIGFSKEEIENFVALIDKELKKKQN, from the coding sequence ATGAAAAAGCCTGTTTTGACAACCGCTATTTTTCTTCTTCTTGTTTTTAATTCATTTTTATCCGCACAAAACAAAGAAGAAAAAGAATCCACAATCACTACCATTGGCCAGCAGTCCCCATTTTTTAAAGTAGTAACAACTGACGGGGATACTGTTTCAATGACCGGGCTTAAAGGCAAGGTAGTTATGATAAATTTCTTTGCCGACTGGTGTGGGCCGTGCAAGACCGAGATGCCGTATCTGGAACAAGACATCTGGAAAAAATTTAAAAGCAGAAACTTTTTTCTTATTTCCATAGGCAGAGAAAACACCTTGGAACAAGTTATAAAGTTTAAAAAAGCAAAAGGTGTTTCATTTCCAATGGCACCTGATACCGACCGATCTGTTTACTCTCTGTTTGCCACTAAATTTATTCCGAGAAATATTATCATTGATAAAAGCGGAAAAATCATTTCTCAGAAAATCGGATTCAGTAAGGAAGAAATTGAAAACTTTGTTGCTTTAATTGATAAGGAACTTAAGAAAAAACAGAATTGA
- a CDS encoding nucleotidyltransferase domain-containing protein, with the protein MVQLPSEIEETIKKYLKSLKQHNVPVKEAILFGSYAKGNYQEWSDIDIALVSEIFVGDRINDKDKIRSITLSVSSQIEVIPFSPQDFNDQDPFVKEILKTGLKVA; encoded by the coding sequence ATGGTTCAACTCCCTTCTGAAATAGAGGAAACAATAAAAAAATATCTTAAATCATTAAAGCAGCATAATGTTCCCGTAAAAGAAGCTATACTATTCGGCAGTTATGCAAAAGGTAATTATCAGGAATGGAGTGATATTGATATTGCCTTGGTTTCTGAAATATTTGTTGGTGACAGGATTAATGATAAAGACAAGATTAGAAGTATTACTCTATCTGTTAGCAGTCAAATTGAAGTAATTCCCTTTTCACCTCAGGATTTTAATGATCAAGATCCGTTTGTGAAAGAAATATTGAAAACAGGTTTAAAAGTAGCTTGA
- a CDS encoding HEPN domain-containing protein, giving the protein MNKKNHINYWRESSRHDLESAKSMFDSARYDWCLFAGHLVLEKILKAVFVDRNDNQIPPKIHNLVRLSELCKIELSDNQKFYLDKINDFNIATRYPDYKLEFYKRCDKKYTEEYFGKIKEFYKWFNSLLK; this is encoded by the coding sequence ATGAATAAAAAAAATCATATCAACTATTGGCGTGAAAGTTCACGGCATGATTTGGAATCTGCTAAAAGCATGTTTGATTCGGCAAGATATGATTGGTGTTTGTTTGCAGGACATTTAGTTTTGGAAAAGATTCTAAAGGCTGTTTTTGTTGATAGAAATGATAATCAAATACCACCCAAGATACATAATCTAGTAAGGCTATCTGAATTATGTAAAATAGAATTGAGTGATAATCAGAAGTTCTATCTAGACAAAATAAATGATTTCAACATCGCAACTCGTTATCCTGATTATAAATTAGAATTTTATAAGAGATGTGATAAAAAATATACGGAAGAATATTTTGGTAAAATCAAGGAGTTTTACAAATGGTTCAACTCCCTTCTGAAATAG